GAGCTTCCTGCTGTTCGGCATGTTCTATTCCGTGGCATCCTCACGCAGCAGAGCCGTCGCAATGGCGAACGTGATGACCGAAGACCTGCGCAATTCGACCGAACAGCTGCAGGCCCTGTCGCGGCGGCACGTCGACGTGCAGGAGTCCGAGCGGCGCCGCTTCTCGCGCGAGCTGCACGATCGGGTCGGCCAGAACCTGACCGCGTTGAGCATCAATCTCGACATTCTGAAGAGCCAGCTTCCGCACGGAAACGAGGGATTGCATTCCCGTCTCGAGGACGCCGGCACGCTGCTCGAATCGACCGCCGCGACGATCGAGAACGTGATGGCGGAGCTGCGCCCGCCGATGCTGGACGACTACGGCCTGCTGCCCGCGCTGCAGTGGTATGCGAACGATTTCGTCCGTCGCACCGGCATCGAAGTCGAGGTGCAAGGAAAGGAGAGCGCCGCGCGCCTCGCGCAGTCGAGCGAGATCGCGCTCTTTCGCATCGTTCAGGAGGCGCTCAACAATGTCGCGAAGCACGCCCATGCCTCGAAAGTGAGCATCACGCTCGAGCATGCGGGCGAGCAGTTGCTCATGACCATCGCCGACGACGGCGTGGGGTATGGCACGGCGACGGGCTCGGCGGCACGCCGGCGCGCGGGTCTCGGCATGGTCACCATGCGCGAGCGGACGCAGGCGGTCGGCGGGCGCTTCGAGATCGGTCCCGCAGCGGGCGGCGGGACTTGCGTCAGCGTTCGCGTCCCGTGCTGACATGACGATCCGGGTGCTGATCGTCGATGACCACGCCGTCGTGGCCGAGGGCCTGCGCTTCGTGGTCGATGCACAGAGCGACATGAACGTGGTCGGCTGCGTGGAAGACAGCCGCGAGGCGGTCGACGTGGCGGTCAGGACCGAGCCCGACGTGGTGCTCATGGACCACGCGATGCCGAACCTGAACGGTGCCGAGGCAACGCACCTGCTGCGCGAACGTTGCCCGCGCATACGCGTAATCATCCTGTCGATGTACTCGAACCACGTTCATGTCATGCGCGCTCTGCAGGCCGGCGCAATGGGCTACGTGGTCAAGAAGTCGGCCGCCAAGGAGGTGGTCGAAGCGATTCGCGCGGTATACAACGGCGGGCGCTTTCTCAGCAAGGAGCTCGTGAATCCGGTGATCGAGCAGATCGCGCGCGGGGTGGAGAGCCCGCTCGCGCGCTTGAGCTCGCGCGAGCGGCAGGTATTGCAGATGCTCGCAGAGGGCAGCTCGAATGCGCAGATCGCGGAGAAGCTGTCCCTGTCGCAAAAGACGGTGGAAACGTACCGGGCACGCCTCATGGAGAAGCTCGACCTGCACGATTTCGCGTCACTGATCAAGTTCGCGATCCAGTACGGCGTGACTTCGCTCGATTAGCGCGCGGGCCAGGCGGCGACGCGCCGCCAGCCCGACGACCTGAGCCGGTTCGGCAGCGATCTGTCAGGAAATTCCTGACGCGATCTGTCCGATGCTCCCGACAGCGCAGTGCGTGCGCTTCCGCTACAGTCGCCTCACACAGCAACT
The sequence above is a segment of the Betaproteobacteria bacterium genome. Coding sequences within it:
- a CDS encoding histidine kinase, yielding SFLLFGMFYSVASSRSRAVAMANVMTEDLRNSTEQLQALSRRHVDVQESERRRFSRELHDRVGQNLTALSINLDILKSQLPHGNEGLHSRLEDAGTLLESTAATIENVMAELRPPMLDDYGLLPALQWYANDFVRRTGIEVEVQGKESAARLAQSSEIALFRIVQEALNNVAKHAHASKVSITLEHAGEQLLMTIADDGVGYGTATGSAARRRAGLGMVTMRERTQAVGGRFEIGPAAGGGTCVSVRVPC
- a CDS encoding response regulator, whose amino-acid sequence is MTIRVLIVDDHAVVAEGLRFVVDAQSDMNVVGCVEDSREAVDVAVRTEPDVVLMDHAMPNLNGAEATHLLRERCPRIRVIILSMYSNHVHVMRALQAGAMGYVVKKSAAKEVVEAIRAVYNGGRFLSKELVNPVIEQIARGVESPLARLSSRERQVLQMLAEGSSNAQIAEKLSLSQKTVETYRARLMEKLDLHDFASLIKFAIQYGVTSLD
- a CDS encoding response regulator produces the protein MPAHTRNHPVDVLEPRSCHARSAGRRNGLRGQEVGRQGGGRSDSRGIQRRALSQQGARESGDRADRARGGEPARALELARAAGIADARRGQLECADRGEAVPVAKDGGNVPGTPHGEARPARFRVTDQVRDPVRRDFARLARGPGGDAPPARRPEPVRQRSVRKFLTRSVRCSRQRSACASATVASHSNFRRDDVDTSELQSSCGPVILIVEDHRAVRQALRELMHVAFGAIEVLEAATVNEALRAIDVHKVDVVLMDIKLPGIDGVAGTRKLLEASPRSMVVMVSNFDDAFHRHAASRAGAKCFVTKRAIGKELVPAIEALLVARAPETTGQWWGEPALEDPAGIHARSPLAIPPASVA